A stretch of DNA from Coccidioides posadasii str. Silveira chromosome 1, complete sequence:
atggatCATGAGAACTctagtgttcagtcttctagttagaggactcctatattctacacacaatTCCCccccatcagttgcaggcattgtacctacctagctctttcataccccgaatcctgggaaaacctacataaCCTATGACCGGTTCTCCTAACActtagccaaagctgaagTTATAATGTGAAGAGCACATCATATTGAGATTTGACACCATATACTAAGAGACTGGGTTCAAAAGGATGAAATCTCAAGCAAGCACATTGGAACTGATGTGAATAAAGCTGACAGGCTCATGAAGACTCTTGCAATAGATTCCTACACTCAATTCATGAGTGTGATAGGGGTGATGAGTTGATACAGGAAAATATGAAGGTTTATTAgtgaagccagcaaaaatacagtATTGTAGTGAACAGAGCTAAGCCTAAAGAAggaataaatctggattctgtaattaattttttatcacagatttgagagatttggaagctttggatctttgtggctcttgcttgctgctggagcttgttgcattgggggggtgttaggtaatccaactagcacctcactcacgtgacccacatagattagccgagattcccctttaggtagcttagtaaatgacaagcatacaagtcctccatcagtaTCGCTGGTGGATCAACGGTTTACAAATCCTCCCCATTTCTGCTATGGCGTCTCCTCCGCGAAAGAGAGAATAAAGCCAATGATCTTTCATCGAGAATACCGAGCGCTTATGAAAGGGATCTATGTTGCGGTTAAATTATAAAATTATGTTCCACAGGCTGTATAGGAGCCCGTAGCCAGAATGTACAGAAATTTAGGCTGTAGGGGAGGGAATAGTTATCGGTATACAAAGTTCACAGGATCTAACAAAGACGGCGAGATGTGGCTGCACGAAAATATAATCATTCGAAATTTCTTTTGGTTGGAGGTCATTCATGTCATAATCATTAAtcatttctctttttttagGTCCTAGGGACGTAACCATGAAACGGACATAGCTATCCGGGCTCTTCGCAGAAGAGTTTCAGGACTGAATCAACAACGTCAGTGGCTTTCGCCCTGTCCAAAACTGGAACACTGGGCGTGTTCCCTTCTGGGCCGTTGCGTGATGAAATAGAAGAATGCAGCTTTGCTCCTGAGGCAGGACTCTTAATGTTGAGGAATTTTCGCAGGGCAAATGTCGACGCGCGGTACGTTGCGTGATACATTGTCTTGAATTCGTCCTCCTCTTCGGCGTCCGCGGCGGGCTGTAATAACTCCGTTGTCGAATTATTCAAAGCTGTCGAGTCAGTGGAATCACGATTGAGTTCAAATTTCGCCCGGGACGCGCTTGCGTTTCGATGATAGCCATACATACGCATGCATGTTAGTATGGTTCGGGTGAGAAGGCCTTTGTTTGTGGATAATATATTCTCCATGGAAGAGTCGCCTGCGGATATCTGGGAGCATTCTTTGGTCGTAACAGACGCCGAGGGAGTGGATTTCCGGCTTGCTATGCTCATTGAGCGCGGACGAGATACCCCTGAGAATTGTCTGGGTAGGCTGGAATCTCTGGTTCCTGCACCACATAGAGTTTGTTTCCCTGGGTTCGATTGAGAGCCATAGAGGATACTGGTATCATTTTGAGGCTCCCTTTTCGCTCTCGGGTACGGAAATTGCAACTTCGGCGAGGCTTCTCTGCTCTTCTCTATATACTCAGAAACGGCAATCATGCCTTTCCTTCGTACCTTCTTGTGATATTCATCGGCCGCTTCGAAGAGTGTGTCAACGCGTTTCCGTTTAGGACTGGGAGCAAGAGGGTCTGAAAGGAATTCGGCATACTCGGGGATCTCTGCTCCGTCGGCGTGATTACCCTCGGATGGTGTAAGGGGCGGAGAGGGTAGGGAACGAGCTTTTACAACAAGGGTAGAACATATCGGTGCTGCATATACACGTAATTCCCGCGTGGGTGAAGAAGAGTCGTATCGTTGTTGTGTGTCGGACTCAGATGATGACAAAATGCCGTATATAAGGAGGTCGCTGATTTTCCGCGCGTGCGCATTACTATCTAGATGCTCCACTGCAAGTAAAATGCCGACCGGGCACTGCTTAGTCGTACAGAATTCTTCGTCCGGGTGATCCTCAGAATCCAAATGCACATTATGCAACAGCCTACTTCTAATCCA
This window harbors:
- a CDS encoding uncharacterized protein (EggNog:ENOG410PVGB~COG:S~BUSCO:9854at33183); this translates as MEVWSGVITADSLTLDGVRLLNPLSSNQCDISKAKLILRSLVDPTLVPLFAITGPALEVHISNTATRDWIRSRLLHNVHLDSEDHPDEEFCTTKQCPVGILLAVEHLDSNAHARKISDLLIYGILSSSESDTQQRYDSSSPTRELRVYAAPICSTLVVKARSLPSPPLTPSEGNHADGAEIPEYAEFLSDPLAPSPKRKRVDTLFEAADEYHKKVRRKGMIAVSEYIEKSREASPKLQFPYPRAKREPQNDTSILYGSQSNPGKQTLCGAGTRDSSLPRQFSGVSRPRSMSIASRKSTPSASVTTKECSQISAGDSSMENILSTNKGLLTRTILTCMRMYGYHRNASASRAKFELNRDSTDSTALNNSTTELLQPAADAEEEDEFKTMYHATYRASTFALRKFLNIKSPASGAKLHSSISSRNGPEGNTPSVPVLDRAKATDVVDSVLKLFCEEPG